The Echinicola rosea genome has a segment encoding these proteins:
- a CDS encoding efflux RND transporter permease subunit — translation MLNKILSISLQNRLMVLLAAVVLSIAGLYIARNMNVDVFPDLTAPTVTILTEAHGMESEEVEKLVTYQLETAMNGSPNVRRIRSSSAAGISIVWVEFEWGTDIYRARQIVSERIPMVRENLPSGVGTPTMAPISSIMGEVMLLGVSSDSLSPMELRTLSDWTIRPRIKSIGGIANVIVIGGDYKQYQVLPNPEKLKYYDISLGELLEKVKESNVNAPGGFLNEYGNQYIIKGSGRAYSVEQLEEAVLKNVNGQTLKIKDVATVKIGAADKIGDGSLNASPAVILTISKQPDVNTLELTGRLDEAIVDLENTLPKGVEIKSHIFRQSNFIEASIDNLNQTLLEGAFFVVIVLFIFLMNWRTTVISLIAIPISLLVSIIVLKILGYTINTMSLGGMAIAIGALVDDAIIDVENVFKRLRENIKKPIEERLPVLTVVKNASVEIRSSIIIATLIIIVSFVPLFFLSGMEGRLLQPLGIAFITSVLTSLVVAVTVTPVLCSYLLKSEKVLSRQAEGTKVERWLQARYSGALGRALKFPKVVIGLTLGAFIFSLILFTQLGRSFLPEFNEGSLVISAVGVPGMSLEESNKNGQLIEKLLLEMPEVEVVTRRTGRAELDEHAQGVNAAEIDVPFTLGDKSKEQFFEEVRTKLSIVPGVNITLGQPIAHRIDHMLSGTRANIAIKIFGDDLQRLFELGKNVETNIKPIEGIADVAVDQQIEVPQIRITPKRQMLAAYGMTVRDLMEQVDIAFAGEKAGEIYEGQQYFDLIVRFQKASRNSMEMIKNALVTLPNGGETTLDQLAEVSSVSSPNTISREDVRRKIVVAANVQGRDLRGVVNEIQQIVGENIVLPDGYRVEYGGQFESEAKASQLLLITAVIAILIIFLLLYFEFQDVKLSFIVLINLPLALIGGILIVYFTSGIISIAATIGFISLFGIATRNGILLVSRYEDLKKEGLKGMELLKTGALDRLNPILMTTFTTGLALIPLALKAGEPGNEIQSPMAVVILGGLLSATLLNLIVIPCVYELIRNQKK, via the coding sequence ATGCTAAACAAAATATTATCGATTTCACTGCAAAACCGCTTGATGGTACTTTTGGCTGCGGTAGTCTTAAGCATAGCTGGATTATATATAGCACGTAATATGAACGTGGATGTATTTCCGGACTTGACCGCCCCAACAGTAACCATACTAACGGAAGCCCATGGAATGGAATCCGAAGAGGTTGAAAAACTAGTAACCTACCAGTTGGAAACTGCCATGAACGGCTCACCAAATGTACGGCGAATACGTTCTTCCTCAGCTGCCGGAATTTCCATAGTCTGGGTAGAGTTTGAGTGGGGAACGGACATTTACCGTGCACGGCAGATCGTCAGCGAACGAATCCCAATGGTCAGGGAAAACCTACCATCGGGAGTAGGGACACCTACTATGGCTCCCATTTCATCTATTATGGGTGAAGTGATGCTTTTGGGGGTAAGCTCTGATAGCCTGTCCCCAATGGAGTTAAGGACACTTTCGGATTGGACAATAAGGCCTAGAATAAAATCCATAGGAGGAATAGCCAATGTAATAGTGATCGGAGGAGATTACAAGCAATACCAAGTATTGCCCAATCCCGAAAAGCTCAAATACTATGACATAAGCCTTGGGGAGCTTTTGGAAAAAGTCAAGGAAAGCAATGTCAATGCTCCCGGTGGATTTCTCAATGAATATGGCAATCAATATATCATCAAAGGCAGTGGAAGGGCCTATTCCGTGGAGCAGTTGGAAGAAGCTGTTTTAAAGAATGTCAATGGCCAAACCTTAAAAATCAAGGATGTGGCAACGGTAAAAATTGGTGCTGCAGACAAAATTGGTGATGGTTCATTGAATGCTTCACCTGCTGTCATACTTACCATCTCCAAACAGCCGGATGTAAACACCCTTGAACTGACTGGAAGGCTGGACGAGGCCATTGTTGATCTTGAAAACACCTTACCAAAGGGAGTGGAAATAAAAAGTCATATTTTCCGTCAATCGAACTTTATTGAGGCTTCCATTGATAACTTGAACCAAACGCTTTTGGAAGGGGCATTCTTTGTGGTGATCGTATTGTTTATATTCCTGATGAATTGGCGCACTACGGTTATTTCATTGATTGCTATACCAATTTCTCTATTAGTCTCCATCATAGTATTGAAAATATTGGGATACACCATTAACACCATGAGCCTTGGGGGGATGGCAATTGCCATTGGAGCTTTAGTGGATGATGCGATCATTGATGTGGAGAATGTGTTCAAGCGCTTGCGGGAAAACATAAAAAAGCCAATTGAAGAGCGGCTACCTGTTTTGACAGTGGTAAAAAATGCTTCCGTAGAGATAAGAAGTTCAATAATAATTGCCACCCTGATCATTATTGTATCCTTTGTCCCCTTGTTTTTCTTAAGTGGCATGGAAGGAAGGTTGTTACAGCCACTTGGAATTGCTTTTATCACTTCGGTACTGACTTCCCTTGTTGTTGCAGTTACGGTGACACCTGTACTTTGTTCCTATTTGCTGAAAAGCGAAAAAGTGCTCTCCAGACAAGCTGAAGGCACTAAAGTGGAGCGATGGCTCCAAGCCCGCTATTCCGGGGCATTGGGGAGAGCTTTAAAATTCCCAAAGGTAGTAATAGGACTGACACTTGGAGCTTTTATCTTTAGCTTGATATTATTTACCCAATTGGGGCGGAGCTTTCTTCCAGAGTTCAATGAGGGCTCGCTTGTCATCAGTGCGGTTGGAGTTCCTGGCATGTCATTGGAAGAAAGCAATAAGAACGGGCAATTGATTGAAAAACTGCTTTTGGAAATGCCTGAAGTCGAAGTGGTAACTCGAAGGACGGGACGTGCCGAACTGGATGAGCATGCCCAAGGAGTAAATGCTGCTGAAATTGACGTTCCCTTCACGCTTGGGGACAAATCAAAGGAACAGTTCTTTGAAGAAGTCCGGACAAAGTTGAGCATAGTCCCCGGGGTCAATATCACTTTGGGACAGCCAATCGCTCACCGTATTGACCATATGCTATCGGGCACGAGGGCCAATATCGCCATCAAGATTTTCGGTGATGATCTGCAACGCCTTTTCGAGCTGGGTAAAAACGTAGAGACCAATATCAAGCCCATTGAAGGGATTGCCGACGTAGCGGTGGACCAGCAGATTGAAGTCCCTCAGATCCGAATCACTCCAAAAAGACAGATGTTGGCTGCTTATGGGATGACCGTGAGGGACCTGATGGAGCAAGTGGATATTGCCTTTGCAGGCGAAAAGGCGGGAGAGATTTATGAAGGCCAGCAATATTTTGACCTCATTGTCCGCTTCCAAAAGGCATCTAGAAATAGCATGGAAATGATCAAAAATGCGCTGGTTACTTTGCCTAACGGTGGAGAGACCACCTTGGACCAATTGGCAGAAGTCAGTTCGGTAAGCAGTCCAAATACGATCTCCAGGGAAGATGTTAGACGAAAGATTGTAGTCGCTGCAAATGTCCAAGGCCGTGACTTACGAGGTGTGGTGAATGAGATTCAGCAGATTGTCGGTGAAAACATTGTATTGCCTGACGGATATCGGGTGGAATACGGTGGACAGTTTGAAAGTGAGGCAAAGGCTTCCCAATTATTGCTTATTACAGCGGTGATTGCCATTCTGATCATTTTCCTATTGCTCTACTTTGAGTTTCAGGATGTGAAACTTTCTTTCATCGTACTGATCAATTTGCCCTTGGCTTTGATTGGAGGGATTTTGATAGTGTACTTCACTTCGGGGATTATCAGCATTGCCGCTACCATCGGCTTTATCAGTCTATTCGGCATCGCAACAAGGAATGGTATCCTGTTGGTTTCCCGATATGAAGACCTAAAAAAAGAGGGCTTGAAAGGAATGGAGCTCCTAAAAACCGGAGCACTGGACAGGTTAAACCCAATCCTCATGACGACATTTACCACAGGGCTTGCCTTGATTCCTTTGGCACTGAAAGCTGGCGAACCGGGCAATGAAATACAAAGCCCCATGGCAGTAGTGATCCTGGGAGGACTGTTGTCCGCCACATTACTTAATTTGATAGTAATTCCTTGTGTGTATGAATTAATAAGAAATCAAAAAAAATAG
- a CDS encoding efflux RND transporter periplasmic adaptor subunit, which yields MRYILVLFWALVFSCQSPKVEDHGHSHEEEGAHSHDGDGSPSVDHTVWTEQTELFVEFPALVVGKTSRFAAHFTILNGHQPVRDGSVTVSLIKNKKGIRHTVDAPSSPGIFGPSLQPKEAGVYQLVFDLKTPTYSDRITLDNIQVFENNEEAKETLGGEEENGSEISFLKEQAWKVEFQTDPVVEKEVYQTIPTSGIWKVAPTDYQTLVAPATGRVKFGQEVLTEGSAVKNGQVLMTVSSKGLTSNNLEAEIQKAKADLEQAKSEYDRKKELYESKIVPKAAFEQVEQKYQVAKTNYETLSSGYTSGGKQIISPMDGFVKSIQAENGGFAEQGKALITITSHNSSLLQVQVSPKYSAELQNIQNLWYQPKEGTWSALKEKGGRILSVGKEVDPNQPLLSVFAEVNEGVEMPEGSFTEAQLAVGKASQGLVVPVSCLMEDYGNYSVIIQLSGESFERRNVTIGKRNGSEVEITNGLSKGEVVVTKGAYQVKMASMSGQAPAHGHAH from the coding sequence ATGCGATATATATTGGTATTATTTTGGGCGTTGGTATTTTCATGCCAATCCCCAAAAGTAGAAGATCATGGACATAGTCATGAAGAAGAAGGAGCGCACTCCCATGATGGAGATGGAAGTCCATCAGTGGATCATACCGTTTGGACAGAACAAACTGAATTGTTTGTTGAATTTCCTGCCTTGGTCGTTGGAAAGACAAGTCGGTTTGCGGCTCATTTCACCATTTTAAATGGGCACCAACCGGTACGAGACGGGAGTGTTACGGTGAGCCTTATCAAAAATAAGAAGGGAATTAGACATACAGTGGATGCCCCCTCCTCTCCGGGGATTTTTGGGCCATCCCTCCAACCCAAAGAGGCAGGTGTTTATCAATTGGTTTTTGATCTTAAAACCCCTACCTATTCAGACCGGATAACACTGGATAATATCCAGGTGTTTGAAAACAATGAAGAAGCAAAGGAAACTTTGGGAGGCGAGGAAGAAAACGGTTCCGAAATCAGCTTTTTGAAAGAACAAGCCTGGAAAGTGGAGTTCCAAACTGATCCCGTGGTCGAAAAAGAAGTGTACCAGACCATTCCTACATCAGGAATATGGAAGGTAGCTCCCACTGATTACCAAACACTCGTAGCACCTGCAACAGGACGGGTGAAATTTGGCCAAGAAGTGCTTACAGAAGGAAGTGCAGTTAAAAATGGGCAGGTTTTGATGACTGTCAGCAGTAAGGGACTAACTTCAAACAACTTGGAGGCAGAGATTCAAAAAGCCAAGGCGGATTTAGAACAGGCAAAGTCTGAGTATGATAGAAAAAAGGAGCTCTACGAATCCAAAATTGTACCCAAGGCAGCTTTTGAGCAGGTGGAACAAAAATACCAGGTAGCCAAGACCAACTATGAAACACTTAGCAGTGGCTATACCTCTGGGGGCAAACAGATCATTTCCCCAATGGACGGTTTTGTAAAGTCGATTCAAGCTGAAAACGGTGGTTTTGCAGAGCAGGGGAAAGCCCTGATAACCATAACGAGTCACAATAGTAGCCTCCTTCAGGTACAGGTCAGTCCAAAGTACAGTGCAGAGCTTCAAAACATCCAAAACCTTTGGTATCAACCAAAGGAGGGAACTTGGTCTGCTTTAAAAGAAAAAGGCGGCAGGATACTATCTGTAGGAAAGGAAGTTGATCCCAATCAACCCTTATTATCTGTGTTCGCTGAAGTAAATGAAGGAGTAGAAATGCCGGAAGGAAGTTTCACTGAAGCCCAATTGGCAGTTGGAAAAGCTTCACAGGGGCTTGTTGTTCCTGTTTCTTGTCTTATGGAAGATTATGGAAACTACTCCGTAATTATACAATTGTCAGGAGAAAGCTTTGAGAGAAGGAATGTCACCATCGGCAAACGCAATGGCAGCGAGGTGGAAATCACCAATGGCCTTTCGAAAGGGGAAGTAGTAGTGACAAAAGGGGCTTACCAGGTTAAAATGGCTTCTATGTCTGGGCAGGCACCCGCACATGGTCATGCACATTAA
- a CDS encoding IS256 family transposase: MREEQESAFKKKVLDQFLSGESLFGKNGALSPMLKEFLEEALQAEMDAHLRDEDTGHSVGNKRNGKGSKRVKSNLGEVEIETPQDRHSSFEPKIVEKRQRILADNLEKQIIGMYGLGSSLRDISEYIKDMYDTEVSTQVISDITDRVVPKVKEWQNRPLEEVYCIVWLDAMHFKVREEGKVRHKALYNVLGINREGKKEVLGMYLSESEGANFWLQVLSDLQHRGVQDILIACTDNLKGFPEAIGSIFPKTEIQLCVVRQIRNSLKYVASKNQKEFAGDLKKIYKAETKDLAESALLDLEEKWGKKYPIVIRSWNDNWERLSAFFAYTPPIRKLIYTTNAVEGFHRQVRKVTKTKGAFTSDMALLKLVYLATQRIEKKWTTPLQNWSLTVQQLAIKFEGRISLDINTET, translated from the coding sequence ATGAGAGAAGAACAAGAATCAGCATTTAAGAAGAAAGTACTGGACCAGTTTTTATCAGGAGAGTCCCTGTTCGGCAAGAACGGTGCGCTGTCTCCGATGTTGAAGGAGTTTTTGGAGGAAGCCCTCCAGGCGGAGATGGATGCCCATCTTCGGGATGAGGATACAGGTCACAGTGTAGGCAACAAACGTAACGGTAAGGGCAGCAAGCGTGTGAAGAGCAACTTGGGCGAAGTTGAGATCGAGACGCCCCAGGACCGTCACAGCAGCTTCGAGCCGAAGATCGTGGAGAAGCGCCAGCGTATCCTTGCCGACAACCTTGAGAAGCAGATCATAGGGATGTACGGGCTTGGCAGCAGCCTTAGGGACATATCCGAGTACATCAAGGACATGTACGACACCGAGGTCTCCACGCAAGTGATAAGCGATATTACCGACCGTGTTGTCCCGAAAGTCAAGGAATGGCAGAACAGGCCTTTGGAAGAGGTTTATTGCATTGTATGGCTTGATGCAATGCACTTCAAGGTACGGGAGGAAGGCAAGGTACGCCATAAAGCCCTATACAATGTATTGGGGATCAACCGTGAAGGGAAGAAGGAGGTACTGGGCATGTACCTTTCCGAAAGCGAGGGGGCGAACTTCTGGCTACAGGTACTCAGCGATCTACAGCACCGTGGAGTACAGGATATCCTGATCGCCTGTACCGATAACCTTAAGGGCTTCCCCGAGGCGATCGGGTCGATTTTCCCGAAAACAGAGATCCAGCTCTGCGTGGTCCGCCAGATCCGGAACAGCCTGAAGTACGTGGCCAGCAAAAACCAAAAGGAGTTTGCCGGTGACCTGAAAAAAATCTATAAGGCCGAGACAAAGGACCTGGCCGAGTCGGCATTACTGGACCTGGAAGAAAAGTGGGGGAAGAAATACCCCATAGTGATCCGTTCCTGGAACGACAACTGGGAGAGGCTGAGTGCCTTCTTTGCCTATACACCGCCCATCAGGAAGCTGATTTATACCACCAATGCGGTGGAAGGCTTCCATCGACAGGTCAGAAAGGTCACCAAGACCAAAGGGGCATTTACCAGTGACATGGCACTCCTAAAGCTGGTTTATCTTGCCACACAGCGGATCGAGAAAAAATGGACGACCCCTCTACAGAACTGGAGCTTGACAGTCCAGCAACTGGCCATTAAATTTGAGGGGAGGATCAGTTTGGATATCAATACGGAAACCTAA
- a CDS encoding superoxide dismutase, translating to MERRKFLQNSMIIGGASVLPTSSAFAQSVEQGGIDKLMDKNGNFIQAPLPYANNFLEPCMDEETLYLHHTFHHGGAVKGANKDLQMINKAMEEGNYDLVEHWTAKLSYHFSSHVLHSIFWTNLTNKKNDPKGTLLKYVEKSFGTLDKLKSLLGKVSKSVESSGWGILAYQPFTDQLIVLGCADHQKLTQWGCIPLLVIDVWEHAYYLTYRNRRAEFVECVMDIINWDNVAHRLDIALKIR from the coding sequence ATGGAACGACGAAAATTTCTTCAAAATTCAATGATTATTGGCGGTGCATCTGTACTTCCTACTTCAAGCGCTTTTGCTCAAAGTGTCGAGCAAGGTGGAATCGATAAACTCATGGATAAAAATGGCAATTTCATCCAGGCTCCTTTACCCTATGCCAATAACTTTCTAGAACCTTGTATGGATGAAGAGACACTCTATCTTCACCATACTTTTCATCACGGTGGAGCTGTAAAAGGTGCAAATAAAGACTTGCAAATGATCAACAAGGCAATGGAAGAAGGTAACTACGACTTGGTGGAACATTGGACGGCAAAGTTGTCCTACCACTTTTCAAGCCACGTCCTTCATTCCATATTTTGGACAAACCTTACCAATAAAAAGAATGATCCAAAAGGAACTCTATTAAAATATGTCGAGAAAAGCTTTGGGACATTGGACAAACTGAAATCACTTCTGGGTAAAGTGTCCAAGTCCGTTGAGTCAAGTGGATGGGGAATATTGGCATATCAACCCTTCACTGATCAGCTGATTGTTTTGGGATGTGCGGATCATCAAAAGTTAACCCAATGGGGCTGTATTCCTTTGTTGGTCATAGATGTCTGGGAGCATGCCTACTACCTAACCTACCGCAACCGAAGAGCTGAGTTTGTGGAATGTGTTATGGACATTATCAATTGGGATAATGTAGCACATCGATTGGATATAGCACTTAAAATCAGATAA